One genomic window of Tenacibaculum tangerinum includes the following:
- a CDS encoding 3-deoxy-D-manno-octulosonic acid transferase — protein MNFLYNLLLSIVALLLPMVALFNKKIQLFYKGRKETFSKLNSVSKTDKVIWFHAASLGEFEQGRPIIEELKQRCSDYKIVVTFFSPSGYEIRKNYPLADVICYVPLDTKSNVKKFLKQVHPTIAIMIKYEFWPNLLSGLKRQQIPTVLISGIFRENQSFFKWYGSFMREKLTAFNHFFVQNETSKNLLNSIEFHNVTIAGDTRFDRVYDILQQDNSLDFISAFKNNHYTVVAGSTWKDDEELLVDYINNHASENEKFIIAPHNIHQKQIKELQDCINKKTILYSEKEGKALYDYQVFIIDTIGLLTKIYSYADVACVGGGLKTNLHNILEPAVYGIPIVFGNKKYKKFQEAVDLLKLEGAIAIGTKKDFYTTFANLQSNPNLREKMGTTNFLYIENNIGATSLILDYLKNIVANC, from the coding sequence ATGAACTTTTTATACAATTTACTGCTTTCTATAGTGGCTCTTCTGCTTCCAATGGTAGCTTTATTCAACAAAAAAATACAACTGTTTTATAAAGGAAGAAAAGAAACGTTTTCTAAACTTAACAGCGTCTCTAAAACCGATAAAGTAATTTGGTTTCATGCTGCTTCTTTAGGAGAATTTGAACAAGGAAGACCTATTATTGAAGAGTTAAAACAACGCTGTTCAGATTATAAAATAGTCGTTACCTTTTTTTCTCCTTCAGGATATGAAATACGAAAAAACTACCCGTTAGCCGACGTAATTTGTTATGTACCCTTAGACACCAAATCGAATGTGAAGAAATTCCTCAAACAAGTACATCCAACAATTGCTATTATGATTAAATATGAATTTTGGCCCAACCTATTGTCAGGATTAAAAAGACAACAAATCCCCACCGTTTTAATCTCAGGAATTTTTAGAGAAAACCAATCCTTTTTTAAATGGTACGGAAGTTTTATGCGTGAAAAACTAACGGCTTTCAATCATTTTTTTGTACAAAACGAAACTTCAAAAAACTTATTAAATTCTATTGAATTTCATAATGTAACTATAGCTGGCGATACGCGATTTGACCGTGTATATGACATTTTACAACAAGACAATTCGTTAGATTTTATTTCAGCATTTAAAAACAATCACTATACTGTTGTGGCAGGAAGTACTTGGAAAGACGATGAAGAACTCCTTGTAGACTACATCAATAATCATGCCTCTGAAAACGAAAAATTTATCATTGCTCCGCATAACATTCACCAAAAACAAATTAAAGAATTACAAGATTGTATTAACAAAAAAACTATTCTTTATTCTGAAAAAGAGGGAAAAGCACTTTATGATTATCAAGTTTTTATAATTGACACCATTGGATTGCTTACCAAAATTTACTCGTATGCAGATGTTGCTTGTGTGGGTGGGGGCTTAAAAACAAATCTTCATAATATTTTAGAACCCGCTGTTTACGGAATACCCATAGTATTTGGAAATAAGAAATACAAAAAATTTCAAGAAGCTGTTGATTTGTTAAAATTAGAAGGCGCTATTGCTATAGGCACTAAAAAAGATTTTTATACTACCTTTGCGAATTTACAATCTAACCCAAACCTAAGAGAAAAAATGGGAACAACTAACTTCCTATATATTGAAAACAATATTGGGGCTAC
- the accC gene encoding acetyl-CoA carboxylase biotin carboxylase subunit translates to MFKKILIANRGEIALRVIRTCKEMGIKTVAVYSKADAESLHVRFADEAVCIGPAPSSESYLKMDRIIAAAEITNADGIHPGYGFLSENAKFSKLCEEHEIKFIGASPEMIDRMGDKANAKATMKAAGVPCVPGSDGVITTFEECEKVALETGYPVMLKASAGGGGKGMRAVWKAEDLKGAWDSARQESKAAFGNDDMYMEKLIEEPRHIEIQIVGDAYGKACHLSERDCSVQRRHQKLTEETPSPFMTEELRDAMGAAAVKAAEYIKYEGAGTVEFLVDKHRNFYFMEMNTRIQVEHPITEEVVDYDLIREQILVAAGVPISGKNYKPQLHSIECRINAEDPYNGFRPSPGKITSYHAPGGHGVRIDTHVYAGYMIPPNYDSMISKLIVTAQTREEAINKMKRALDEYVIEGIKTTIPFHRQLMDHPDYVAGNYTTKFMEDFEMEA, encoded by the coding sequence ATGTTTAAAAAGATATTAATTGCCAATAGAGGCGAAATTGCGCTACGTGTAATTAGAACCTGTAAAGAGATGGGTATTAAAACAGTAGCTGTTTACTCTAAAGCAGATGCTGAAAGTTTACACGTGCGATTTGCTGACGAAGCGGTTTGTATAGGGCCTGCACCAAGTAGCGAATCGTATTTAAAAATGGATCGCATTATTGCTGCTGCTGAAATTACCAATGCTGATGGAATTCATCCAGGATATGGTTTCTTATCTGAAAATGCTAAGTTTTCAAAACTATGCGAAGAGCACGAAATTAAATTTATTGGCGCTTCTCCTGAGATGATTGACCGCATGGGGGATAAAGCAAATGCGAAAGCTACCATGAAAGCTGCTGGGGTTCCTTGTGTACCAGGTAGTGACGGTGTAATTACTACTTTTGAAGAGTGTGAAAAAGTCGCCTTAGAAACAGGATATCCTGTAATGTTAAAAGCTTCTGCTGGTGGTGGTGGTAAAGGAATGCGTGCTGTTTGGAAAGCTGAAGATTTAAAAGGTGCTTGGGATTCTGCAAGACAAGAATCGAAAGCTGCTTTTGGAAACGACGATATGTATATGGAGAAGTTAATTGAAGAACCTCGCCATATCGAAATTCAAATAGTAGGTGATGCTTATGGTAAAGCGTGTCACTTATCAGAAAGAGATTGTTCCGTGCAACGCCGTCACCAAAAATTAACCGAAGAAACGCCCTCTCCATTCATGACAGAAGAATTGCGTGATGCCATGGGAGCTGCTGCTGTAAAAGCTGCCGAGTACATTAAGTATGAAGGTGCTGGAACAGTTGAATTCTTAGTAGATAAGCACCGTAACTTCTACTTTATGGAAATGAATACGCGTATTCAGGTAGAGCACCCAATTACCGAAGAAGTAGTTGATTACGATTTAATTCGTGAGCAAATTTTAGTGGCAGCAGGTGTGCCAATTTCTGGTAAAAACTACAAACCTCAATTACACTCAATAGAATGTAGAATTAATGCGGAAGATCCGTATAACGGATTTAGACCTTCTCCAGGAAAAATAACCTCTTATCATGCGCCAGGTGGTCATGGTGTTCGTATCGACACGCATGTATATGCCGGATATATGATTCCGCCAAACTACGATTCAATGATTTCTAAGTTAATCGTTACTGCACAAACACGTGAAGAAGCTATTAACAAAATGAAACGTGCCTTAGACGAATATGTTATCGAAGGTATAAAAACAACCATTCCTTTTCACAGACAATTAATGGATCATCCAGATTACGTAGCGGGTAATTATACTACTAAGTTTATGGAAGATTTTGAAATGGAAGCCTAA
- the accB gene encoding acetyl-CoA carboxylase biotin carboxyl carrier protein, giving the protein MDIKEIQSLIKFVAKSGASEVKLEMEDIKITIKTGSEAPETTIIQAPAPVAAAPQMVAAPAAQPATPAATPSPAETSDDSKYVTIKSPIIGTFYRRPSPDKPNFAEVGTEVKVGDTVCIIEAMKLFNEIESEVSGKIVKVLVDDSSPVEFDQPLFLVDPS; this is encoded by the coding sequence ATGGACATCAAAGAAATTCAAAGTCTTATAAAGTTTGTAGCCAAGTCAGGTGCAAGTGAGGTAAAACTAGAAATGGAAGATATCAAAATCACCATTAAAACAGGAAGTGAAGCTCCTGAAACTACCATTATTCAAGCTCCTGCACCAGTAGCAGCAGCTCCGCAAATGGTAGCAGCTCCTGCTGCACAACCAGCTACTCCAGCCGCTACTCCATCACCCGCTGAAACTTCAGACGACTCAAAATATGTAACTATAAAGTCACCTATCATTGGTACGTTTTATAGAAGACCTTCACCAGACAAACCTAATTTTGCTGAAGTAGGAACTGAAGTAAAAGTGGGCGATACCGTTTGTATTATCGAAGCGATGAAATTATTTAACGAAATCGAATCAGAAGTATCTGGTAAAATTGTTAAAGTATTAGTGGACGACTCTTCTCCTGTAGAATTTGATCAACCATTATTTTTAGTAGACCCATCATAA